The Spirochaetota bacterium genomic interval AAGCGACCGGATAAATCTTACACATTATAAAGAAAATGTACTTTATGGCTCATATGGACTTACACGAAAAAACATGTACCAAGCAATTCATTACTTAAATAAATTTTCCATACTATTTGAATATCTTATTGAGGAGATTATCACTCCTGAAAAAGTACAGAAGGCATTGGAAGATGTTCTCCGAGGAATCTCTTATAAATATATTCTTGATTTTACAGGACAATAGTATGTTAGAATACTTTTAACAAAAAAAAAATACCCTAAACATCATTTATTTAGAGAGTAAAACTAAAACTTGTTAATCGGTTTAAAGATCGCGTTATCATGGTTGTCGCATTAAACGCTATATGAGATTTCATTATAGTTCACAAGGCAGGTAAGGGTGTATGAAAGACTGAAAATTATCGGAGAATAAAAAAAAGCCCCAAGCTGCTACTTGAGGCCAGGGTTTGGGGTTACCCTAAATTGACATACAAAGTCATATAAGTGTATACAATATAATATAAACATGGTGTACGTGTCAATTTAAAAAACCAATTTTTTATAGAAAAAAAGGGAAAAATTGTACAAAAAATTTAGAAAAATTCACAATAATACATATTATTGTGAATCAATATTACACATTTACACTACATTTAGATCTATTCAGCATAAATGAAAGCAGCGTTCTTTTTCACATTATCACTTATTTAATCGAATCGAGTGGCTAACTTTACTATAAGAATCAAAAATTGGAATTTGAAGCCCTTTGTAACCTATCCATGATCGCTCTTCCAAGACCTACTTCTGGCACTGATTGAGCATAGATTATATCAACCCCTGATGCATCCAATCTGTGGAGAAGAGGAAATAATCTAGCCGTTGCCTCTCTCAGATCACCGTTAGGGGAAAGGACTTCTATATTTGCATTGGGAAGGTTATTTTGCAGAGCCTTAAAGGCTAAAATTCCTATTCTTCTGCCATTAGGCTTAATAGTATCGATATTTTCAATTATTTTCAGTGGTGTTTTTGGTGAATAATGATAAGGTAGTAGACCTGGTGATTCTGGTATTATCTTATCCATCTCTGGTATTCGTATCTTCCCAACCACCTTTTCAATTTCCTCAAGTGGTAAGCCACCAAATCTCAATAAAAGGGATTCAGATTCATCTATTTTTATTATTGTTGATTCAATACCTACAGTGCACTCACCCCCATCGAGAATCATATCTATTTGGTCTCCAAGATGTTTTTTTACATGTTCAACCCTGGTAGGGCTAAGATATCCAAATGGATTGGCGCTGGGAGCCGCTATCAGGGTTTCAGATTCCCGGATTAGTTCAAGTGCAATCCTGTTAGAAGGAATACGGATTGCTACTGTTGGGAGACCGGCAGTAACAATGTCTGGAACAATTTTGGATTTTGGAAGTACAATTGTAAGGGGTCCAGGCATAAATTTTTTAACAAGTCTTTGAGCTATCTTGTTAAAATTATCCGTAAGCGCTTCAAATGAAGATGGAGAGGCTACATGTATGATTATGGGATCAAAGTAGGGGCGATTTTTAACCTCAAATATCCTTGCTACAGCCATGGGATTTAAAGCGTCAGCACCAAGTCCATATACGGTCTCAGTTGGGAAGGATACCAGGCCTCCTCCTTTGATAATTTTTGCCGCCTTTTTAATCTCTTCATATTTTAGAAAGGGATCAGATCTATTCGTCATAAATACATTACTCATATAAAAATGATGTGTAATAACAGTAAATTATTACTGAATTCAGTACTTGTATATTCAACTGCCTATCAGAAATTGTGATTTTCAAATTAGATGATTATGGTAGTAATTGTCTCACAAAGTCTTCACATTCCTTTTTATTCATCATTTTAGGTACGGGATAATATGGGTGAGCTTCATATAACACACGTTCAGCAATTAATGGAATATCTTTCTCTTTCAGCTCTTTAACGGTTGTTGGAATGTTCATGTTTTTATTCATCATCTTTATTCTTTCAATGAATTTGAGTGATAATTCTTCCCTCGAATCACCTTCATTCCCAATCTTTGCGGCAATAGCAAGTTTGGCCAATTTTTTTTCAGCTTTTTTTCCATAAAATTCTAGCACGTAAGGTAAAATTATTGCATTTGCCAAGCCATGCGGAACACCATAAAGTCCGCCCATGTTATGAGCCACAGCATGTACATAACCAACTGATGCTCGTGTGAAAGCTGCACCAGCGTAAAATGAAGCTAGCGCCATATCATTGCGTTTTTCAAGATTGGAACCATTCTTATATACATCCTCTAAAGTATCAAATATAATTCTGGTGGCATTTTCCGCATTCTCATTTGTGAATTTACTTCCATTCAAACCAATATATGCTTCAATAGCATGAGTTAATGCATCCATGCCTGTTGTTGAAGTTAGATGAGGTGGCAATCCAAGCATTAATTCCGGATCCAAAATTGCTACTGGTGGCACTAACTTAAAATCGGCTATAGCGAATTTTTCACATGATGAAGCATCGGTTACTACAGCAGCCACGGTGGTCTCCGAACCTGTTCCGGCTGTTGTGGGTACTGCAAATAGAGGTGGTAATTTTTTACCAATACCTACTTTAAACAATCCCCTCATTTTAATAACTGGACGCTTCCTATTAGCAAATCGGGCTGCAATAATCTTGGCACAATCCATTGGCGAACCACCACCAAAAGCAATAATACCCTGGCAGTTCTTTTCAAGATAAAGCTCTAGCCCATCTTCAATATTATCAATAGTCGGATTGGGCTGAACCTTATCAAAAATTGTATAGGTAATATTTTTTTCTTTAAGTCCAGTAAACAATACTTCTAGAAGCCCTGTATCCATAATCCCCTTATCCGTTACTAACAAAACGTTCTTAATCCCCTTTGCTAGTATGATTTCAGGTAACCCTTTTATTGATCCTGCTCCAGCGTGTAACTCCGGTACAGGCATTGGAACAATTGGTAAGATTACTTTTCCCACTCCATGAAAGAGCCGATATAGTGCTTTTTTTAATAACCAAATCATTATAAACCTCCCAATTAAAATAATTATGTTACCTTGATACTCTGCTTCTACGCTTAGTATCTATGTTGTCAAGGATTTGAGGATTTAAGTGAAAAGACGAATTAAATAATTTTTATCACTATAATATCGATCCTTTCAGTTGCAAGCAAAAAAAATCCCTAACTAAAAGATTGAGATTATTCATGTAAATGAGAGATAATGGGTTCAAATAATAAAATATTTTTTTTTTGATTTTTTTTAACTAAGCATTTATAATCATATAACAAATAAATGAAAAAACTAATTATCTTATTAAGAACTCTAAACAATAATACAAATCAATGTTGTAAGCAATTAAACATGAACACTATTTATACAAAATTTAATTACAAAATATTAGCATAATAGTTTTATATAACAAGGAGAAGAAATAATGAAGGATTATTTAATAATGGGAAGTGTTTTTGTTATTATAAGTGCTGTAATAATCACATTATCATATGTTAAATACAAATGGTTTATTATTACAAAATTATTATTTATTTTACTCCCTACAGTAATTATAGCTGTATTTCTTGGGTTTATGTTGGTTGACATCGCTTCCATTACCTGGAGATTGGCCGTCTTATCAACCTTTGGAGTCCTGATTGCATTTTTAGCGATGAAGTCAATCAATAGAGTTGTTAATGATCCGATTTTAATAATGCAAAAAGCGGTGAGGTTTCTGGGGAATGGAGATTTGACTAAAAGGATAGATTTTCATTCTGATGATGAAATGGGAAGTTTATCAGCAAGTATGAATAATTTTGTTAGCAATATGCACAAAGTGATTTCGGAATTTATAAATTTTGCTAATCAGTTATCAAATTCCACTGAAGAGATTAATTCAACAGCTCAAAGCCTTAGCCAGAGCGCAAGCGAACAAGCTGCTAACATTGAAGAGATATCATCATCAATGGAAGAGATTGGAGCTACCATTTCACAAAACACAGAGAATGCTAGGAGTACTGATCAGATAGCGCAAAAGACCTCTAAGCAAGCGGAAGAGGGAGGTAGGTCAGTAGAGGAGACAGTTGCTGCAATGAGAAAAATTACAGAGAAGATCAGTATTATTGAAGACATAGCCTCTCAGACCAACCTATTGGCGCTGAATGCAGCTATTGAGGCGGCAAGGGCAGGAGAGCATGGTAAGGGTTTTGCGGTAGTTGCTGGGGAAGTAAGAAAACTTGCTGAAAAGAGTCAAACAGCAGCTAAGGAGATCAGCAGTTTAGCAAGTGCAAGTGTTGATGTTGCTGAGCAAGCAGGAAATCTACTGAAAGAGATTGTTCCAAGCATTAAAAAGACTGCTGATCTTGTACAGGATATTACTTCTGCATCTGAACAGCAGGATACAGGAGTAAATCAGATAAACAACGGGATGGATCAGTTAAATCAGGTATCGCAACAGAATGCAGCATTTTCTGAAGAACTATCTGCAACATCTAATGTTTTACGGGAACATTCAATTTTTCTGCAGAAGGTTGTAGCATCCTTCAATGTTGAAAAACAAATTTTAGATGAAACCAATGAGAAAGAAGCGATTCCTGAGATTGCATATACTGCTTAATCTTTATGTATAACATTACGTTAGATTATTAAGTATATTTCATTCCTATGAATATAAAACAACCACTCAATAAACTATAATACAGGTATATGTTTTTATGAAGCTGTCATTGAAGAATATGACACTAATGAACAAACTACTAATCCCGGTAATATCAATAATACTATCTTTTATTGTGTTTTATATCTGCTATTTGCTCCCCTTAGTAAAAGAAAAAGTTATAGATGAGAAGAAGGCAAGGATAAAGGGAGTAGTGGAGTTGGGTATTTGTACATTAGAAAAATATAACGAAAGACAGGGGAGGGGGCTTGTTACCCCTATAGCAGCAAAAATAATTGCTAAAGAGTTACTTAAGAGCGCTAGGTTTGGTAGAGATGGAAACGATTTTCTCTGGATCAATGATTATCATCCTAAAATGATAATGCATCCCTATAATAATAAATTATATAAGAAGGATTTATCTAATATAGCTGATACTGATGGTAAGAGTGTCTATATTGAAATAGTAAAAATATGTAAAAAAAATGGAAGTGGCTTTGTTGAATATAAGGGACAATGGCTTAATGAGAGGCATAAAACTGTGCCAATAGTGTCTTTTGTTAAGGCATATGACCCATGGGGCTGGATTGTTGGATCGAGTTTTAATTTAGACAATGCTCAACAGGAAATAAATGCCCTATATTACAAAGGAACAATAATTCTATTAGTTGGGATGTCATTATTTTTATTAATAATCATATATACAAGCAGGTTGATTGTTAAGTCTATTCAGTCTAGTCAGAAATATGCACAAAATATTGCTAAGGGAGATCTGTCAGTTGATATAAATATAAACAGCAAGGATGAAATTGGTCAATTAGCATCTTCTATGAGAGATATGATTGTTAAGTTCTCAAAGGTGATAAGAGGGATTGTTGAGACAGTTAAAGCTCTGACAGATTCCACAAATAGTATAAGTACTACAACAAAGGATTTGAGTCATTGTGCTGGTGATCAAACAACCAGCATTGAAGAGATAAGGGTATTCATGAAGGAGATAGGAACTATAATTTCACAGAATGCAGAAAATGTAAAAAATACTGATAATATAACCCAAATGACAGCCTTGCAGGCAATGGATGGGGGCAAAGCGATAGGGGATACCCTTGATACCATGAGGATGATAACAAAGAAGATAGATATAATTGAAGATATCGCAAGCCAAACAAACCTACTAGCGTTAAATGCAGCAATTGAGGCTGCAAGAGCGAGTGAACATGGAAGAGGTTTCTCCATTGTCGCATCGGAGGTTAGAAAGCTTGCAGAGAAGAGCAAACTAGCGGCTAAAGATATCAGCACGCTTGCAATAGAGGGTGTGTCAGTAGCGGAAAGAGCAGGGAAGCTTTTTGGTGAGATTGGTCCAAACATCCAAGAGACAGCGAAGCTTGTTCAGGTTATTTCTGATGCTTCAAAACATCAGAATATAAATGTTCAGCAAATTAATTACAGCATTGAACGCTTAAGACAGCTTACACATCAGAATATAGCATACTTTGAGAAAGTTGCATCCTCTACACATGACATATCCACACATGCAGCGAGGTTGTTTAAAATCATAGGTTACTTTAGAATAGGAAGAAATTTATCTTCTCCAATGGGAAACAAAACCTCGAAAGTGTTATTGAGTAGAGATATGCCTGTTACTGATTCAGATTATAAATTATTAGAGAGTAATGTGACATTGCAATCAAATATCATTTCGCATTCAAATAAAAAGATACCTAAAAGATAGTAATCAATTTAGAGGGATGGATTGTGTCTCTGATCAAATGCTATAATTAAAGGGGCATAATACGATTAATTTGTTAAGTAAATATTTTTAATATAATGAATTAATTTTTCTCTTTTTTTTTCAAAAAAATTCGGTTATAATTTAATTTATCACTTGGATGTCAAATTTGTCGAAAAAATCGTATTTATTAATTGATATGTAACAATGTATGCCATCTCTCTTAATCTTTGGAGGGAGGGAAATGCCACTAATAATATACATGAATCCCCATAAAGATGGATGGAAGATGAGGAATTATGTATAAAAGTTAATATGATAGTCTATATATCTATTAATACAATTTAAGGAGGCGAAGGAGATATGAGAATCTTAAAGGATGGCATTTGGGGAAGGATAAAATTATTATTTACTGGCACCATAGGAAGCAAAATTTATACTATTGTTGGAGTGATGTCTTTAATGGCGTTAGTAATGGTGCTTTCTGCAATATGGTTTGCCAACACCCTCAGTTTGGCAACTGACATTGTGAGGATGGAAAGGGGACATACTGTAGCTTTAATTGGCGCGAAAAATAGCATGTATAAATATTTACAGACTAAAAGCAGAAATTATATACCTGAATTCTGGGAATATTTTAATATCGCCAATACTTATGAGATGATATTTTCAACACTTCCTGATGTAGTCTCAAATAACTCAGCTGATGATGCTGCAAATATAATTGATAGTACTTTTGCAGAGATCAGTAATGAAACGGCACATATTATGGTCAGTAGACTCAAGCTACTCTCCGGTAATGAGATTGTGAAAAAGCTGATCTCAACAATTGCAGAAGCTAGGCAGGCCTCTGAAAGGTATGAGGAGTTGGCAGGAAATATCTTCAGAGAGAAGAATACTATAAAGAGAATGAAGATAATCAATGAAATAGGTAAGGTTGAAAAGGAATTAGCCGATATTCCAATAAAGTTTTCTGAAGCAATTGCTGAGTTTTCAAAATATTCCACTACTCTTGTAAAACAGGCTTTATGGATTATCTGTATTGTATTAATAGCAGTCTGTTTATCAATTTCTATATTTATTGTACGATCAATAACGAGTTCCTTGCGCACGGTTACAGCAAGCTTAAAAGATATTGCTGAGGGTGAAGGCGATCTAACTGTGCAATTAGAGGTAAAAACTAGCGATGAGATTGGAGAACTGTCATCGAATTTTAACAAGTTTATCACAAAAATTAGAAATATAATTACAAAAGCTAAAATGAGTTCGCATACTTTTGCCAGTGCCTCAGAACAAATTAAGGCAACTTCTCAGAGCTTGAGCCAGAGTTCGAATGAGCAGGCGGCAAATGTGGAGGAGATCACCTCATCCATGGAAGAGATTGGAGCAACAGTTTCACAGAATGCTGATAATGCCAAGAATACTGATGTTTTGGCTCAAGATACCTCCAAGCAGGCCGAAAACGGGGGAGAGGCTGTTCGCGATGCTGTGAAAGCCATGAAAGATATTGCTGAGAAGATAAACCTTATTGAGGATATTGCATATCAGACTAATCTTTTAGCGCTTAACGCTGCCATTGAAGCAGCGAGGGCCGGGGAACATGGAAAGGGTTTTGCCGTTGTTGCAGTGGAAGTGAGGAAACTCGCTGAGAAGAGCCAACTGGCGGCTCAAGAGATAGGTGGGCTGGCATCAAATAGTGTTATTCGTGCAGAGAAAGCCGGGGGGCTAATCGATGAGATTGTGCCAAATGTAAAGAAGACTGCAGATCTTGTTCAGGATATTTTTAGTGCATCAGAACAACAGGATTCTGCAATAGGGCAGATAAGCAGCGGCATGGAACAGTTGAATGAAGTAACACAGCAGAATGCGGCATCCTCTGAAGAACTCTCATCAACAGCAGAGCTTCTAAGTGATCAGGCCTCTGCAATGCAGGAACTGATGGGTTTCTTTAAGACCGAGACAGGGTCAGATGCATCTTCATCTGCAGGAAATATTGCAATGCAATCAGATACGATTGAGGAAGAACCTTATTCTAACCTCAATACTGCATTATTGGAATAGCATATTGATATGAATTGAGAATCGTCTAATAATATAGTCATTGTTAAGCGTAATAATTATTGATGGAGGGGCTATGGAGAAGGAGCGATCTGAAGAAGCAACGCAATGCGAAAATGATATTGAACAGTATCTAACCTTTCATCTTGGAGATGAATTATATGGTTTTAAGGTTAACAATATTAGAGAGGTTATAGAATATAATCAAATTAGCAGTGTAACCCAAATACCCTTAGTCCCGGAATATATTAAAGGAGTGATAAACCTGAGAGGAGAGGTCGTGCCTGTAATTGACCTTTCAATGAGATTTTATAATCATATGAATGAAATAACAAGGCGTACATGCATTGTTATGATTGAAGTTGAGGATGAGGGTGAAATAATTCTTGTAGGAGCAATGATCGATGCTGTCAATGCTGTTGTTGATATTCTTCCAGATGATATAGAGAGCACAATGGGATTTGGAGCTAAAATACGATCAGATTTCATCAGCGGTATTGGAAAGATAGATGATGATAAATTTGTAATCTTGCTGAATCTCAATAGGGTACTGAATATCGATGATATCTCCAATTTTGGAGAATCTGATACAGACCTGAACACATTGATGTTATTAGGCAGCGCTAGTTATTCCTGATGTCTTAGTTCTTCAGCAATATAATAGTAAACAAATTGGATGAGATGGAGTTTTGGTAGGATGAAATAATATGAAATTATTTAAATAACAATATATGAATTGTTCACCTTTCGTATTCAAAGACTATTTCTATTATCGATCAAAATTAGAACCGATATCTTGTAAATTGTAAATAATTGGAGTTTAAAAATATAAAGAATGGAGAGATTTATTATATCGCTTCATAAATAACGATTATATTTTCAATAGGAGTATCGTTATGGGAAAGACAATTTTAGTAGTTGACGATGCACAATCTGTTCGTCAGGCTGTTGGATTTACGCTACAGGAGGAGGGATATGATATTGTTGAGGCTGAAGATGGGGTGGACGCATTGAATAAGTTAGATGGCCAGCATGTAGATATGATAGTATGTGATGTTAATATGCCGAATATGGATGGGATTACCTTTATTCAAAAGTTAACTAGCGATGAAGCCTATGCGTCTTATAAATTTACTCCATTGATAATGTTAACAACTGAATCTGGTGAAGATAAAAAGGCAGAGGGGAAGAAGGCTGGGGCAAAGGCCTGGTTGGTTAAGCCATTTAAGCATGAACAACTTATCAGCGCAGTAAAAAAATTAATGTTATAAGGTTGGATACACGAATAGACCTTTCATTTATAGCAAGGAGGGGAGCGAGGGAGATGGATATACATATTAAGAGTGATGATTCCAAGAAGACTTCAATGGCTATAGAAGGAGAGATGACGATATACTCAGCAGGTGAAATAAAAAATGCACTAATCGAGTATCTTA includes:
- a CDS encoding methyl-accepting chemotaxis protein produces the protein MNKLLIPVISIILSFIVFYICYLLPLVKEKVIDEKKARIKGVVELGICTLEKYNERQGRGLVTPIAAKIIAKELLKSARFGRDGNDFLWINDYHPKMIMHPYNNKLYKKDLSNIADTDGKSVYIEIVKICKKNGSGFVEYKGQWLNERHKTVPIVSFVKAYDPWGWIVGSSFNLDNAQQEINALYYKGTIILLVGMSLFLLIIIYTSRLIVKSIQSSQKYAQNIAKGDLSVDININSKDEIGQLASSMRDMIVKFSKVIRGIVETVKALTDSTNSISTTTKDLSHCAGDQTTSIEEIRVFMKEIGTIISQNAENVKNTDNITQMTALQAMDGGKAIGDTLDTMRMITKKIDIIEDIASQTNLLALNAAIEAARASEHGRGFSIVASEVRKLAEKSKLAAKDISTLAIEGVSVAERAGKLFGEIGPNIQETAKLVQVISDASKHQNINVQQINYSIERLRQLTHQNIAYFEKVASSTHDISTHAARLFKIIGYFRIGRNLSSPMGNKTSKVLLSRDMPVTDSDYKLLESNVTLQSNIISHSNKKIPKR
- a CDS encoding chemotaxis protein CheW, producing MEKERSEEATQCENDIEQYLTFHLGDELYGFKVNNIREVIEYNQISSVTQIPLVPEYIKGVINLRGEVVPVIDLSMRFYNHMNEITRRTCIVMIEVEDEGEIILVGAMIDAVNAVVDILPDDIESTMGFGAKIRSDFISGIGKIDDDKFVILLNLNRVLNIDDISNFGESDTDLNTLMLLGSASYS
- a CDS encoding response regulator — its product is MGKTILVVDDAQSVRQAVGFTLQEEGYDIVEAEDGVDALNKLDGQHVDMIVCDVNMPNMDGITFIQKLTSDEAYASYKFTPLIMLTTESGEDKKAEGKKAGAKAWLVKPFKHEQLISAVKKLML
- a CDS encoding methyl-accepting chemotaxis protein is translated as MRILKDGIWGRIKLLFTGTIGSKIYTIVGVMSLMALVMVLSAIWFANTLSLATDIVRMERGHTVALIGAKNSMYKYLQTKSRNYIPEFWEYFNIANTYEMIFSTLPDVVSNNSADDAANIIDSTFAEISNETAHIMVSRLKLLSGNEIVKKLISTIAEARQASERYEELAGNIFREKNTIKRMKIINEIGKVEKELADIPIKFSEAIAEFSKYSTTLVKQALWIICIVLIAVCLSISIFIVRSITSSLRTVTASLKDIAEGEGDLTVQLEVKTSDEIGELSSNFNKFITKIRNIITKAKMSSHTFASASEQIKATSQSLSQSSNEQAANVEEITSSMEEIGATVSQNADNAKNTDVLAQDTSKQAENGGEAVRDAVKAMKDIAEKINLIEDIAYQTNLLALNAAIEAARAGEHGKGFAVVAVEVRKLAEKSQLAAQEIGGLASNSVIRAEKAGGLIDEIVPNVKKTADLVQDIFSASEQQDSAIGQISSGMEQLNEVTQQNAASSEELSSTAELLSDQASAMQELMGFFKTETGSDASSSAGNIAMQSDTIEEEPYSNLNTALLE
- a CDS encoding L-threonylcarbamoyladenylate synthase — its product is MTNRSDPFLKYEEIKKAAKIIKGGGLVSFPTETVYGLGADALNPMAVARIFEVKNRPYFDPIIIHVASPSSFEALTDNFNKIAQRLVKKFMPGPLTIVLPKSKIVPDIVTAGLPTVAIRIPSNRIALELIRESETLIAAPSANPFGYLSPTRVEHVKKHLGDQIDMILDGGECTVGIESTIIKIDESESLLLRFGGLPLEEIEKVVGKIRIPEMDKIIPESPGLLPYHYSPKTPLKIIENIDTIKPNGRRIGILAFKALQNNLPNANIEVLSPNGDLREATARLFPLLHRLDASGVDIIYAQSVPEVGLGRAIMDRLQRASNSNF
- a CDS encoding iron-containing alcohol dehydrogenase, with translation MIWLLKKALYRLFHGVGKVILPIVPMPVPELHAGAGSIKGLPEIILAKGIKNVLLVTDKGIMDTGLLEVLFTGLKEKNITYTIFDKVQPNPTIDNIEDGLELYLEKNCQGIIAFGGGSPMDCAKIIAARFANRKRPVIKMRGLFKVGIGKKLPPLFAVPTTAGTGSETTVAAVVTDASSCEKFAIADFKLVPPVAILDPELMLGLPPHLTSTTGMDALTHAIEAYIGLNGSKFTNENAENATRIIFDTLEDVYKNGSNLEKRNDMALASFYAGAAFTRASVGYVHAVAHNMGGLYGVPHGLANAIILPYVLEFYGKKAEKKLAKLAIAAKIGNEGDSREELSLKFIERIKMMNKNMNIPTTVKELKEKDIPLIAERVLYEAHPYYPVPKMMNKKECEDFVRQLLP